The Cytobacillus oceanisediminis genomic interval TTCGAACGATTTGCCGGATTGGTCGAATACTATCAAAGAAAAGGCCAGATTATTGAGATTCCAGCCTACAGCGCAGTAAGAATGACCTTTACCTCCATTTTCGGCTATTTAATTGCGAGGTATTTACTCTTGCCTGAAGCCAATTGGGATGATGAAAAGGAAACCGAACGGACCATTCAATTTATTATGCACGGCCTTTCAGCCAAAGACTAAAGCCTGGCACTGCTGCCAGGCTCTTTTTATATATTTGAAAGCGGAATTTGATAAAGTTTGTCATCCTTATCAAGCGGATTGCCGCGTCCGTCCGTATTGTTGCTGATAAAATATAGCACATCCCCTTCAATAAATACGTCCCGGATCCTGCCTAAGTTAGAAACAATTTTCCTTACATTCTTTGTTTCCAGATCAAACTCAAGAACGGCACTGCCTCTTAAGGCAGCGGTGTAAAGCTTGCCTTTATAATAGGCCATCCCGGACGGAGCCCAGGTTTCGTCATCACCGGAGGTAAACAGCGGCGATTCCATGCCTTCCTTCGTTTCATTCCCTTTTATGACGGGCCATCCGTAATTTTTCCCGGGTAGGATCTTATTGATTTCATCATTGGCCGATGGGCCGTGCTCACTTTCATATAAAGTCCCATCCTCAGCCCATACCAACCCCTGCGGATTGCGGTGGCCGTAGCTATAAACATAGGATCCGCTAAAAGGATTATCGTCCGGTACGCTCCCATCCAGATTCATTCTTAGGATTTTTCCTCCCAGAGAATTTACATCCTGAGCAATTTCAGGATCAGTGGCAGCATCGCCTGCAGTAGCATAAAGCTTTCCGTCAGGGCCAATTTCAAGCCGGCCGCCGTGGTGGAACTGCCCGCTCGGGATTTTATCGAGCAAAAGCTGCTCCTCTTTCCACGTTCCATCTTGAAGCCGGAGGGTCACTATACGATTAAACTGACCTGAGGTGTTTTCATAGGTGTAATAGGCATATGCTTCGTTTGATTGTGAAAAATCAGGTGCCAGCACAAATCCAAGCAAGCCAGCTTCGGAAGCAGCAGAAAGCTTTTTCGCAAGCTCAACCTTTTGACGTTCTTTCTTGCCATCCTCCACTTTTAAAATGCTGCCCTGTCTTTCCGTCATGTAAAAGGTTTCGTCTGTTTTGGCGATGGACCAGGGAATATCAAGCTCATCTGCCAGTATTTCCGGCTCTTCACCGGCAGGAAGGCTGGCCTCCTGATCCTCGACTTGTTTCCCGCTATTATTCTCGCCGGTACTAGAACATCCAGCCAGCAGACCAAAAACCAGCAAACCTGCACCGAACACCTTTTTCATCCAGCTTTCATCCCCTTGAAATTTTACTTCAGGACTTCCCAGATTGCCTTGGCTACACCGCTTTCTTCATTTGCAGATGTCACAGCATCACATTGTGCTTTAATGATATCATCGGCATTGCCCATGGCAACGGATCTTCCTGCGCGTTTGAACATAGACAAATCATTATAATTATCGCCAATTGCCATTGTTTCCAGAAGTGAAATGCCTTTTTCTTTTACAAAAGCTTCAAGGGCAATCCCCTTTTGGGCGTTCACACTTGTCAGCTCCAGGTTCTCATCCCCTGATGAACTTACGGCCATGCCTTCAAGCTTAAGCAAATCTTCTTTGGCGGATACGAGAAAATCCGGTTCGAATGAGAAGGCCAGCAGCTTGTATATTTGGTGCTCGTCACTGTTGAAAAGCTCGTCATAGCTGTTCACTTTTCGCACCAGCCCTTTTGTAAAGCGTTCTTCGGCAGCTTTTGTCACTTCATCAATATCCGCTTCAGGATTTCCGCTTAAAAAGATGTCGACAATGATGGAGACGCCGCGGTCTTCATCAATAGTATATGTACCCTGGTTTGTGTATACCTCGAAATAAACGTTATTCTGCACAAGGATATAGGCCGCTTTTTTCGCCAGGTCCTTGTCGAGCGGGTTGGAGGATACGACTTTTCCATCTGCAGCCCTTACTTCTGCCCCGTTTGCGCAAATAATCGGGCAAGAGATGCCGGCTTCATCGAGGACGAAGCTTGCTTCGAAGTAGGAGCGCCCGGTTGCGATGACTACTTCGACTCTTTTTTCCTGAGCTGTTTTAATGGCTTCGATATTTTCAGGCGTGATTTTCTGTGTGGCGGTTAATAGCGTTCCGTCCATATCACTGGCAATGCATTTGATCATTTAAATTTCACCTTCTGGCTGTAGTATTTTTACTGAAAAACTTATTTGCCATTCTATCATGTTCTTAGGGTTATTTTAAATAATTGCTCTTCCTCCAGGAATCTAACCTAAATACTTACTCCCTTCCCTAATGCTCAATTTGGCAAGTGTGTTTGATTCAATAAACCTTTTAACTGATTCAGGGTTTGTTTTGGAGTATTCCCTGAGCGCCCAGCCGATGGCTTTTTGGATGAAGAATTCTTTGCTGTCATTGTTTGAAAGGATATAACGGTAAAGTAAGTCTTCATCTGTGAGGGTTTTGTATTTTAGCTGAAAGAGGATGGCTGTCCTGCGGAGCCACATGTCGTTGCTGGTTGCCCATCCCTCTATTTTTTCTGGGATGACTTCCGGGTTTTTAGACGCGATGGCGCCCACTGCATGGGTGGCAAGCATGTCAACGGTATCCCACCAGGATTTTGTTGTGATCAGCTTTTCGACTAATGCCAGATGGCTTTTGTCCAGTTTCCTGGTGAATTTTCCAATGTAGTCGAGAGCTGCAGCCTGGTATTCACGCTCTTCCATGTCCCATAAGGCTTCCACAAATTCCGGGTTAAATTCCTGCTTCAGAAGGCCTGTCTCATTAAAAAATTCTTTTAAGAGAGCTCTTCGTTCAGGTGTCTTGATTCCCAGGAAAGGAAAGTGGTCTTTAAGATAGCTTTGCATGGGGATTGCTTTTTCTATGTCTCTATTTTCCTCAAAAAGCTTTATTAATAATCGAATATCCATCTGAACGCTCCTTTTTGCATCAATTTGGGGTTATGTTCCCCTGTTCGAGTGGCGGGTTCGGACTCGCACTCGCCGATTTCTCCTTTTTCTGTCCGAAGAAGCACCTGTTTCGGACTCTCAGAGAAGCACCGGGTTCAGTAAATTTATCATTCCACATTCACCAACTGCCCTACACATTCTTCTCCATCTTCCATTCTCGAGGTCTCGTCAACATCAAGCTGATAATAGCGATACACCTTTTTCCAAAAGCGGACAGCAGGCTCATTTCGTTTTAACTGCTCTATATAGTAGGTTCCCTTATATTCAGTAAACAATAGATCAATAGCAGCTTGCCCCACTTTTTTCCCTCTGAACGAGTTGTACAGGAAAAAGTCATTGATGCAGTAATCTGCTTTTTTTAGAAAAGGAGCACGTAAAAGGAGCAGGAATCCTGCCAGTTTGCCATCAGCTTTAATGAGGTAAGGTTCAATGCCTTCTTTGTCCCAGATTAATGAAAAGGCATCAAATTCGTATGTGCCTTCTTCATTTACTTCCAATGCATCAGTGTATTTTGTTAAATCGTGCAGATAGAAAGCATACAGGTTTCTTAAGATGTCCCGTTCCCCGTTTGCCGCTTTCACTATTTTAACGTTCATGTCCCCAGTCTCCTTTTCGAAGTATACTCTCCAAATTTAAAGGGTCAAAGCTTTATAGACAAGATTTATTTCAGAAAAGAAGGAATAAATTGAATTTTGCAGAAAATATACTAGGTTCGAGAAATATATTTTTAGGGGGTTGCATCATGAAAGTACTGGTTTCTTTCTTTAACCGCATTATGCAGCGGTATTTGCCGGATCCATTTTTATTTGTTATTATCCTAACTTTTGCGGTTTTTGGATTAGGTTTGATTTTTACAGATAATGGACCTTATCAAATGGTTCAGCATTGGGGAAATGGGTTTTGGGGCCTCTTGACTTTTTCCATGCAGATGGTGCTGGTTTTAGTCACAGGTCATGTATTGGCCAGCAGCACGATCTTTAAAAAAGGGTTAGGTGCAATGGCATCATTAGCCAAGTCACCCGGCCAGGCCATCCTTATTGTGTCATTCGTATCAATGATTGCAAGCTTAATTAACTGGGGATTCGGTCTCGTGATCGGTGCCTTATTTGCTAAAGAGCTTGCCAAAAAAGTAAAAAATGTGGATTATCGCCTGTTAATTGCAAGCGCTTACTCAGGCTTCGTTGTCTGGCACGGAGGAATTTCCGGTTCGATTCCATTGACCATTGCTACACCTGGACACTTCTCTGAAGATATGATTGGCGTCATCTCTACTGATCAGACCATTTTTGCCGGCTTCAATATTTTTATTGTCGTGGCACTATTATTGGTTTTGCCTTTTGTAAACCGCTTTATGATGCCGTCGAAAGAGGAGACCATTGTGGTCGATCCTGCTCTTCTTCAAGAAGACATCCAGGCAGCTTCACTTGAAAAAGGGGCGATGACACCTGCTGAACGCCTGGAAAACAGCCGCATCATCTCATTGCTGGCCGGGATCCTTGGGCTTGTATTCTTATTTTATTATTTCGCTACAAAGGGGTTTAATCTGAACCTTGATATCGTGAATTTCTTATTCCTGTTCCTCGGCATCCTTTTCCACGGAACACCTAAAAGATTCCTCGAAGCTGTCCTCAATGCAGTGAAAGGGGCTAGCGGAATCATTATTCAGTTCCCGTTTTATGCCGGGATCATGGGTATGATGACCGCCTCAGGACTGGCGGCGGTTATGTCCGAAGCGTTTGTAAGCATTTCGAATGATTACACATTCCATTTCTTCACGTTTTTAAGCGCGGGGCTTGTAAACTTTTTTGTTCCTTCAGGAGGAGGTCAGTGGGCTGTTCAGGCTCCGATTATGCTTGAAGCGGCTCAATCAATGGGAGCTTCCATTCCTAAAACAGCGATGGCGGTTGCATGGGGGGATGCCTGGACCAACTTAATCCAGCCTTTCTGGGCGCTGCCGGCTCTCGCCATTGCAGGATTAAAGGCAAAAGACATCATGGGATTCTGCGTTCTGACTCTGCTTGTCAGCGGCGTGATTATTTCAATAGGTTTTTTATTATTCTAAAGGTAAAGAGCATGGCACCCGCCATGCTCTTCTATTATGACATTCCATTATGATGATCATTTTTCATGTTATGCATATAAGACTCGATGTAGGCTCTCTCTGACTCAGATACATGCTTTTCATTTTCCTCAGGGTCAAAATCGTCAATTCCATGCTTTTTATGCCACCAGTCCACAAACATTCCTGCTCCCAGCAATACTGCACAAAAGCCCAGCAAATATAGAATCAATTTGATCACCTCTTTAATATTATATCAATTTTTCAGAAAATATTGACATATCAGCCAAGCCTATTTTGAAACTGAGGCTACACTTCTACTGTATCCGGTAGCTCCTGATAGCCCTCCTGATAAATGCGGCTGATGATTGATTCGATTGCAGGCTCTTCCACGGTTAAATCTTTGATATTATGTGTTTCGGTAATTTGGGCAATTAATTCCGAGGCTGACACTTCATCCCGGTTAAATCGGATCCAGAAGCGGCTTGCTTCTTCTTTAAACACCTCTCCGCCCTTAAGCTGGAGGCTGTGTGATGATTCCTCCAGGTCAACGATGAGTGTCCTCGTTTTGCCAAAACGCTCTTTTACCACAGCGATTTCCCCGTCGTAAACCTTTTGCCCATGGTCAATGAGAATCATCCGCTCACAGAGTTTTTCGATATCCTCCATATCATGTGTGGTTAAAATGACGGTGATTTTGCGCTCATTATTAATTTCTTTAATAAAGGTCCTCATCTTCTCTTTGGCTACGACATCCAGGCCAATCGTCGGTTCATCCAGAAATAGGATTGGCGGGTCATGCAGCAGGGATGCGGCAATATCAGCCCTCATCCTTTGCCCAAGCGACAGCTGGCGGACCGGCGTGTTCAGGAATTCATCGAGTCCCAAAATCTCCGTAAAGGTGTCCATATTTTCCTTATACCGCTTATCCGAAACCTGATAGATTTCCTTCAGCAGCTCAAACGATTCGATGGTAGGCAGATCCCACCAAAGCTGTGTTCTCTGGCCGAAAACCACTCCGATATTCTTGGCATTTTCCTGCCTGTTTTCATAGGGAATGATTCCGTTTACCTTTACACATCCTGAGCTTGGGACAAGAATGCCCGTCAGCATTTTGATGGTGGTGGACTTTCCGGCGCCATTCGGTCCGATATAGCCGACCATTTCCCCTTCTCCGATCGAAAAGCTGATATCTTTCACTGCTTCCTTCTTAATATGCTCTCTTTTTACAAGGCTCTTTACAGCGCCAAGGAAGCCTGTCTCCCTCTTGGCAATCATAAAGTCCTTCATTAGATGTTCAACCTCTATAATCGGCAATTCCAGCCCTCCTAAACGATGTCATGAACCTGTACTCTTATATCTCTTTAAACCAAGCATCCAAATATAATAGGCTACAGCAAAAAAGAC includes:
- a CDS encoding PQQ-dependent sugar dehydrogenase, whose amino-acid sequence is MKKVFGAGLLVFGLLAGCSSTGENNSGKQVEDQEASLPAGEEPEILADELDIPWSIAKTDETFYMTERQGSILKVEDGKKERQKVELAKKLSAASEAGLLGFVLAPDFSQSNEAYAYYTYENTSGQFNRIVTLRLQDGTWKEEQLLLDKIPSGQFHHGGRLEIGPDGKLYATAGDAATDPEIAQDVNSLGGKILRMNLDGSVPDDNPFSGSYVYSYGHRNPQGLVWAEDGTLYESEHGPSANDEINKILPGKNYGWPVIKGNETKEGMESPLFTSGDDETWAPSGMAYYKGKLYTAALRGSAVLEFDLETKNVRKIVSNLGRIRDVFIEGDVLYFISNNTDGRGNPLDKDDKLYQIPLSNI
- a CDS encoding HAD family hydrolase, whose translation is MIKCIASDMDGTLLTATQKITPENIEAIKTAQEKRVEVVIATGRSYFEASFVLDEAGISCPIICANGAEVRAADGKVVSSNPLDKDLAKKAAYILVQNNVYFEVYTNQGTYTIDEDRGVSIIVDIFLSGNPEADIDEVTKAAEERFTKGLVRKVNSYDELFNSDEHQIYKLLAFSFEPDFLVSAKEDLLKLEGMAVSSSGDENLELTSVNAQKGIALEAFVKEKGISLLETMAIGDNYNDLSMFKRAGRSVAMGNADDIIKAQCDAVTSANEESGVAKAIWEVLK
- a CDS encoding DNA alkylation repair protein, whose protein sequence is MDIRLLIKLFEENRDIEKAIPMQSYLKDHFPFLGIKTPERRALLKEFFNETGLLKQEFNPEFVEALWDMEEREYQAAALDYIGKFTRKLDKSHLALVEKLITTKSWWDTVDMLATHAVGAIASKNPEVIPEKIEGWATSNDMWLRRTAILFQLKYKTLTDEDLLYRYILSNNDSKEFFIQKAIGWALREYSKTNPESVKRFIESNTLAKLSIREGSKYLG
- a CDS encoding GNAT family N-acetyltransferase — protein: MNVKIVKAANGERDILRNLYAFYLHDLTKYTDALEVNEEGTYEFDAFSLIWDKEGIEPYLIKADGKLAGFLLLLRAPFLKKADYCINDFFLYNSFRGKKVGQAAIDLLFTEYKGTYYIEQLKRNEPAVRFWKKVYRYYQLDVDETSRMEDGEECVGQLVNVE
- a CDS encoding short-chain fatty acid transporter, which gives rise to MKVLVSFFNRIMQRYLPDPFLFVIILTFAVFGLGLIFTDNGPYQMVQHWGNGFWGLLTFSMQMVLVLVTGHVLASSTIFKKGLGAMASLAKSPGQAILIVSFVSMIASLINWGFGLVIGALFAKELAKKVKNVDYRLLIASAYSGFVVWHGGISGSIPLTIATPGHFSEDMIGVISTDQTIFAGFNIFIVVALLLVLPFVNRFMMPSKEETIVVDPALLQEDIQAASLEKGAMTPAERLENSRIISLLAGILGLVFLFYYFATKGFNLNLDIVNFLFLFLGILFHGTPKRFLEAVLNAVKGASGIIIQFPFYAGIMGMMTASGLAAVMSEAFVSISNDYTFHFFTFLSAGLVNFFVPSGGGQWAVQAPIMLEAAQSMGASIPKTAMAVAWGDAWTNLIQPFWALPALAIAGLKAKDIMGFCVLTLLVSGVIISIGFLLF
- a CDS encoding ABC transporter ATP-binding protein, which codes for MPIIEVEHLMKDFMIAKRETGFLGAVKSLVKREHIKKEAVKDISFSIGEGEMVGYIGPNGAGKSTTIKMLTGILVPSSGCVKVNGIIPYENRQENAKNIGVVFGQRTQLWWDLPTIESFELLKEIYQVSDKRYKENMDTFTEILGLDEFLNTPVRQLSLGQRMRADIAASLLHDPPILFLDEPTIGLDVVAKEKMRTFIKEINNERKITVILTTHDMEDIEKLCERMILIDHGQKVYDGEIAVVKERFGKTRTLIVDLEESSHSLQLKGGEVFKEEASRFWIRFNRDEVSASELIAQITETHNIKDLTVEEPAIESIISRIYQEGYQELPDTVEV